One window of the Pseudomonas lurida genome contains the following:
- a CDS encoding cytochrome c, translating to MKRVLIAWFGILSLTQPLLSLADNLNGKTLFSQRCAMCHGADIKGTGPLANKSNPPTPDLTTAAFKKRLRDYPGVIVSSIILRPNGDLIPRTLRENGVKLPPFAWRVNDFRDLNQYMSGVIAQSR from the coding sequence ATGAAACGGGTACTTATCGCTTGGTTCGGCATTTTGTCGCTCACCCAGCCCTTACTGTCCCTCGCGGATAACCTCAACGGCAAAACCCTTTTTTCCCAACGGTGTGCGATGTGCCACGGCGCAGATATCAAAGGCACAGGCCCCTTGGCCAATAAGAGCAACCCTCCAACACCTGACCTGACCACAGCCGCGTTCAAAAAACGCTTGCGTGATTACCCAGGCGTTATTGTTTCTTCAATAATTCTGCGCCCCAATGGAGACTTGATCCCAAGAACGTTGCGTGAGAACGGCGTAAAACTACCGCCGTTCGCTTGGAGGGTTAACGACTTCCGCGATTTGAATCAATACATGAGCGGCGTGATTGCACAGAGCCGATGA
- a CDS encoding transporter substrate-binding domain-containing protein has translation MNLRTAAALSATLLLATPAVFAGQTLDRITQSKQLVGVLMENYPPFSFLNEQNQLDGFDVDVTKAVADKLGVKLKLETPSWEVIAAGRWNGRYDVCICSMTPSAARGQVFNFPFEYYASPAVVVVNASDNSIQSAADLSGKKVGVGSASTYEAYLAKDLVIEGAGKPIDYPFKAVQAVPYDNETIAFQDLALGAGKRLDAMVTNLVTAKERIDHDPRFKITGTVLYAEPNVVATEKGDPQWDARLTQILAELKSDGTLAKISQKWIGSDITQ, from the coding sequence ATGAACTTACGCACAGCTGCCGCCCTCAGCGCCACCCTCCTTTTGGCAACCCCGGCCGTGTTCGCCGGGCAGACCCTGGACCGCATCACCCAATCCAAGCAATTGGTCGGCGTGCTGATGGAGAATTACCCACCGTTCTCCTTCCTCAACGAGCAAAATCAACTGGACGGTTTTGACGTCGATGTGACCAAGGCCGTGGCGGACAAACTCGGCGTGAAACTCAAGCTGGAGACCCCGTCCTGGGAAGTCATCGCCGCGGGCCGCTGGAATGGCCGCTACGACGTCTGCATCTGCTCGATGACCCCGAGCGCCGCGCGCGGCCAAGTGTTCAACTTCCCGTTTGAGTACTACGCCTCGCCCGCGGTGGTCGTGGTGAATGCCAGTGACAACTCGATCCAGTCCGCCGCCGACCTCAGTGGTAAAAAAGTCGGCGTGGGCAGCGCCTCCACCTACGAAGCGTACCTGGCCAAGGACCTGGTGATCGAAGGCGCCGGCAAGCCGATCGACTACCCGTTCAAGGCCGTACAGGCCGTGCCCTACGACAACGAAACCATTGCGTTCCAGGACCTTGCCCTGGGCGCCGGCAAGCGCCTGGATGCCATGGTCACCAACCTGGTCACCGCCAAGGAACGCATCGACCACGACCCGCGCTTCAAGATCACCGGCACTGTGCTGTACGCCGAGCCCAACGTGGTCGCCACCGAGAAGGGTGATCCGCAATGGGATGCCAGGCTGACCCAGATCCTGGCCGAGCTGAAAAGCGACGGCACGCTGGCGAAGATCTCGCAGAAATGGATCGGCTCAGACATTACCCAATGA
- a CDS encoding fimbrial protein, whose protein sequence is MKKFSLAVIASAILCASGSAFAEETAAPTPTLGGSGKITFTGVINNDACSVDGANSDRTISVDMGNVSIKDMGTAENPTAGRVTAKDFNLNVNCNQGTKVAMIFDANNGGSGLVTGKNVLALNPGSATAQNVGIALLDSKGTLIDLSSPATARIESTMHGQGTDGGDATLSFAAAYVTTGAAGASTAGRGDATLPFILQYE, encoded by the coding sequence ATGAAGAAGTTTTCCCTGGCTGTTATCGCCTCGGCCATTCTCTGCGCCTCCGGCAGCGCATTCGCCGAAGAGACTGCAGCTCCGACGCCGACGCTGGGCGGCAGCGGCAAAATCACCTTCACCGGCGTCATCAACAACGATGCTTGCTCGGTAGACGGCGCCAACTCCGACCGCACCATTTCGGTCGACATGGGCAACGTCTCGATCAAGGACATGGGCACTGCGGAAAACCCAACCGCAGGTCGCGTAACCGCCAAAGACTTCAACCTGAACGTCAACTGCAACCAGGGCACCAAGGTCGCGATGATCTTTGACGCCAACAACGGCGGTTCGGGCCTGGTGACCGGCAAGAACGTCCTGGCCCTTAACCCGGGTTCGGCCACCGCGCAAAACGTCGGTATCGCCCTGCTCGACAGCAAAGGCACGCTGATCGACCTCAGCTCGCCAGCCACCGCACGCATCGAAAGCACCATGCACGGCCAGGGCACCGACGGCGGCGACGCCACCTTGAGCTTCGCCGCTGCCTACGTCACCACCGGTGCCGCCGGTGCATCGACGGCCGGTCGCGGTGACGCCACCCTGCCGTTCATCCTGCAATACGAGTAA
- a CDS encoding response regulator: protein MKKFNVVIADDHPIVLLGVRELVERDTRFQVVGEAVCSAGLIELLQRQGADIVITDYNMPGDSPYGDGLKLVEYLKRHFPQVQILILTMISNHLILTRLQELGVVGIIQKSQLHTEIQLALKAIAQHSAYRSLEPAKTSVIETLTAIDERFSTLSPKEFEILRLFISGMSVSDIARSQNRSSKTISAQKISAMRKLEVSSDQDLLAYCLARNIFN, encoded by the coding sequence ATGAAAAAATTCAACGTGGTAATCGCGGACGATCACCCGATCGTGCTGCTCGGGGTACGCGAACTGGTGGAGCGTGACACACGCTTTCAGGTGGTCGGCGAGGCGGTCTGTTCGGCGGGCTTGATCGAGTTGTTGCAGCGCCAGGGCGCCGACATCGTGATCACCGACTACAACATGCCCGGCGACTCGCCCTACGGCGACGGCCTGAAACTGGTGGAGTACCTGAAACGGCATTTCCCGCAGGTGCAGATCCTGATCCTGACGATGATCTCCAACCACCTGATCCTCACCCGCCTGCAGGAACTGGGTGTGGTCGGCATCATCCAGAAAAGCCAGTTGCACACCGAGATCCAACTGGCGCTCAAGGCGATCGCCCAACACAGTGCCTACCGCAGCCTGGAGCCGGCCAAGACCTCCGTGATCGAGACCCTCACGGCCATCGACGAGCGCTTCTCGACCTTGTCACCCAAGGAGTTTGAAATCCTGCGCCTGTTTATCTCCGGCATGAGTGTCAGCGATATTGCGCGCAGCCAGAACCGAAGTTCAAAAACCATCAGCGCGCAAAAAATATCGGCCATGCGCAAACTTGAAGTCAGCAGTGACCAGGATCTTCTTGCCTATTGCCTGGCGCGTAACATTTTCAACTAA
- a CDS encoding amino acid ABC transporter permease, whose product MSVFPTPPTTVKPPAVKRTLLSFRVRLWLTWGVMLCLFTAMFLSFDLQFAIVAAKWQNLVGLHLSPQGFLQGAALTLFLCFCSIWLSVALGFATALARLSSSAVAFGIASFYASFFRGTPLLIQILLIYLGLPQLGVVPGAISAGIIALSLNYGAYLSEIFRAGILGVSQGQRNAAAALGMARAVTFWQIVLPQAMRTIIPPTTSQFISMLKDSSLVSVMGVWEVMFLAQSYGRSSYRYIEMLTTAAVIYWLLSIGLELIQARLERHYGKAYLHGR is encoded by the coding sequence ATGAGTGTCTTTCCTACGCCACCGACGACGGTGAAACCACCCGCCGTCAAGCGCACCCTCCTGTCGTTCCGCGTTCGACTATGGCTGACCTGGGGCGTAATGCTGTGCCTGTTCACCGCGATGTTCCTGAGCTTCGACCTCCAGTTCGCGATCGTCGCCGCCAAGTGGCAGAACCTGGTGGGGCTGCACCTCTCGCCCCAGGGCTTTCTGCAAGGCGCGGCACTGACGCTGTTCCTGTGTTTCTGTTCGATCTGGCTGTCGGTAGCCCTGGGTTTCGCCACCGCCCTCGCGCGTCTGTCGAGCAGCGCGGTGGCGTTCGGCATCGCCAGTTTCTACGCCTCGTTCTTTCGCGGCACGCCGCTGCTGATCCAGATCTTGCTGATCTACCTCGGCCTGCCGCAGCTAGGCGTGGTACCGGGTGCGATCAGTGCCGGCATCATTGCGTTGTCGCTGAACTACGGCGCCTACCTGAGTGAGATCTTCCGTGCTGGCATCCTTGGGGTTTCCCAGGGCCAGCGTAATGCGGCCGCTGCACTGGGGATGGCGCGCGCGGTGACGTTCTGGCAGATCGTACTGCCCCAGGCCATGCGTACCATCATTCCACCGACCACCAGCCAGTTCATCTCGATGCTCAAGGACTCGTCCCTGGTCTCGGTGATGGGCGTGTGGGAAGTGATGTTCCTCGCCCAATCCTATGGCCGGTCTTCTTACCGCTATATCGAAATGCTCACCACCGCCGCCGTCATCTACTGGCTGCTGTCCATCGGCCTGGAATTGATCCAGGCGCGGCTGGAACGCCACTACGGCAAGGCTTACCTTCACGGGCGATAG
- a CDS encoding RidA family protein, which yields MSDSIQRTSVGDFPISQTVTVPASASLIFVSGTLPDLHDANAAAGTPAAYGNTEVQTVSVFNKIRKILRQQDLDLGDIVQLRVFLVGAEETGGKLDFAGLQVGYTQFFGTPEQPNKPARTALQVVALPLPGALVEVEAIAARAV from the coding sequence ATGAGCGACAGCATTCAACGTACCAGCGTCGGCGATTTCCCGATTTCGCAAACAGTCACCGTACCCGCATCCGCCAGCCTGATCTTCGTCAGCGGCACCTTGCCCGACCTGCATGACGCCAATGCTGCGGCGGGCACGCCGGCTGCCTATGGCAATACCGAAGTGCAGACGGTGTCGGTGTTCAACAAAATTCGCAAGATCCTGCGCCAGCAGGACCTGGACCTTGGGGATATCGTGCAGCTTCGGGTGTTCCTGGTCGGCGCCGAAGAGACCGGCGGCAAGCTGGATTTCGCCGGCTTGCAGGTGGGCTACACGCAGTTCTTTGGCACGCCGGAGCAGCCGAACAAACCGGCGCGCACGGCGTTGCAGGTGGTGGCGTTGCCGTTACCCGGCGCGCTGGTTGAAGTGGAGGCGATCGCGGCAAGAGCGGTGTGA
- a CDS encoding 5'-nucleotidase, lipoprotein e(P4) family, translating into MRNLIFTSVCLLSTTALVGCQQQPPANDQLDAVLWTQTSIEHELIYRQVFASATRQLDTALADPTWDAMPLPPRNLAGLPPAVVVDIDETLLDNVPLNARDILNNQVYAYDRWDTWVDQAKAQALPGAVEFLRAADAKGITVYYITNREHSQVQATVNNLRLRGFPVARNEQVLAASTPTGHCEHAGYGKQCRRQWVASHARVLMLAGDSFGDFVQAEHNTLADQRKAAAPYLAWLGQRWFLLPNPTYGNWYSAPYGDQEKLPFERKRQLKQQALHLENES; encoded by the coding sequence ATGCGTAACCTGATATTTACCAGTGTGTGCCTGCTCTCCACCACCGCCCTGGTGGGCTGCCAACAGCAACCGCCCGCCAACGACCAACTGGACGCGGTGCTGTGGACCCAGACATCCATCGAGCACGAGCTGATTTATCGCCAGGTGTTCGCCAGCGCCACGCGCCAACTGGATACCGCACTGGCCGACCCTACCTGGGACGCCATGCCCCTGCCGCCGCGCAACCTTGCGGGCCTGCCGCCGGCGGTCGTGGTGGATATCGACGAAACCCTGCTGGACAACGTTCCGCTCAACGCCCGGGACATCCTCAATAACCAGGTGTACGCCTACGACCGCTGGGACACCTGGGTCGACCAGGCCAAGGCCCAGGCACTGCCCGGCGCCGTCGAGTTCCTGCGGGCGGCTGATGCAAAAGGGATTACCGTCTACTACATCACCAACCGCGAACACAGCCAGGTGCAGGCCACGGTCAACAACCTGCGCCTGCGCGGCTTCCCGGTGGCGCGCAACGAACAGGTGCTGGCCGCCAGTACCCCGACTGGTCACTGCGAACACGCCGGCTACGGCAAACAGTGCCGTCGCCAATGGGTGGCCAGCCACGCCCGTGTACTGATGCTGGCGGGTGACTCCTTCGGTGACTTCGTGCAAGCCGAGCACAACACCCTGGCCGATCAGCGCAAGGCCGCCGCACCGTACCTGGCGTGGCTGGGGCAACGCTGGTTCCTGCTGCCCAACCCGACCTACGGCAATTGGTACAGCGCGCCCTACGGCGACCAGGAAAAACTGCCTTTTGAACGCAAGCGCCAGCTCAAGCAACAGGCGCTGCACCTGGAAAATGAGTCCTGA
- a CDS encoding fimbrial biogenesis chaperone: protein MLPRSIAVGFGLLGMLMAAQAAASISLNATRIVFDGEHKEANITVRNGNQDVLIQSWVDRNDSSGSRAPFAVTPPLARVFAKEQQLLRILYEGTGMPTDRESVVWLNVQEIPKASEAENTLQLAIRQRIKIFFRPAGLTGSALQAPAQLEWTLARHGAQSVLTVKNPTLYHVSMADIKVQEQLASDSTMVAPGEEKQFPLKGLAPSGAMQLSFSSINDYGAQNHYTAALAGGTTHASESRRKP from the coding sequence ATGCTGCCTCGTTCTATTGCCGTAGGCTTCGGCCTGCTGGGCATGCTCATGGCTGCCCAGGCCGCCGCCAGCATTTCATTGAATGCCACTCGCATCGTGTTCGATGGCGAGCACAAGGAAGCCAATATCACCGTGCGCAACGGTAACCAGGACGTGCTGATCCAGTCCTGGGTCGACCGCAACGACTCCAGCGGCAGCCGCGCGCCGTTTGCCGTCACCCCGCCGCTGGCACGCGTGTTCGCCAAGGAACAACAACTGCTGCGCATCTTGTACGAAGGCACTGGCATGCCCACCGACCGCGAGTCAGTGGTATGGCTGAATGTGCAGGAGATCCCCAAGGCCAGTGAAGCCGAGAACACCTTGCAGTTGGCCATCCGCCAACGCATCAAGATTTTTTTCCGCCCTGCGGGCTTAACCGGCAGTGCGTTGCAGGCCCCTGCCCAACTTGAGTGGACACTGGCCAGACACGGTGCGCAGAGCGTGCTGACGGTGAAAAACCCGACGCTGTACCACGTGTCCATGGCCGACATCAAAGTGCAGGAACAACTGGCCAGCGACTCCACCATGGTCGCCCCTGGCGAGGAAAAACAGTTCCCGCTCAAGGGCCTGGCGCCCAGCGGCGCGATGCAGTTGTCGTTCTCCAGCATCAACGACTACGGCGCCCAGAACCACTACACCGCCGCCCTGGCAGGCGGCACCACACACGCCAGTGAATCACGCCGCAAACCCTGA
- a CDS encoding LLM class flavin-dependent oxidoreductase, with the protein MSDPTPLLFGLYEQASVGCGGAPSLWTHPADERLGINTLKYWSNLARMADEANLDLMFFGDVLGFYDVFGGSEAMALKWAVEAPANDPLTIIPALAALTEKLAFGVTVTTTYEHPFTHARRFSTLDHLSDGRIGWNIVTSYLSSAARNFGLEQMIKHDDRYERAEEFLDVVYKLWEGSWADDAVRADKRSHTYADGSRVRPILHAGEHYRVAGPHLTSPSPQRTPLLIQAGWSARGRQFAAKHAELVFIAKSNPLEIRQGLEDIWRQAEARGRRAADVKSLTVLRIVTAATAIEAQKKYDSLQSNYHLQAQLVSYAGDTGIDISRYADNEALSTHTEGMTSYVMKPDGSGKPLTAGEVRQRFANVTRGSDLILVGTPEQIADKIEEHARISGTSGYMLNPLISPGSLNDFVELVIPALQKRGLYRTTAQTGTLRSRLSVDGSDRLPASAHGASFRFA; encoded by the coding sequence ATGTCCGATCCCACCCCGCTGTTATTCGGCCTCTATGAACAAGCCAGTGTCGGCTGCGGCGGCGCGCCCAGCCTGTGGACCCACCCCGCCGATGAAAGGCTGGGCATCAATACCCTCAAGTACTGGTCGAACCTGGCCCGCATGGCGGATGAAGCGAATCTCGACCTGATGTTTTTCGGCGACGTGCTGGGCTTTTACGATGTGTTCGGCGGCTCTGAAGCGATGGCGTTGAAATGGGCGGTGGAAGCCCCGGCCAACGATCCGTTGACAATTATTCCAGCCCTCGCGGCCCTGACAGAAAAGCTCGCCTTCGGGGTGACCGTCACCACCACCTATGAACACCCTTTCACCCACGCCCGGCGTTTTAGCACCCTGGATCATTTGTCGGATGGCCGCATCGGCTGGAACATCGTCACCTCGTACCTGTCCAGTGCAGCGCGCAATTTCGGCCTGGAGCAAATGATCAAGCACGATGACCGCTACGAACGCGCGGAAGAATTCCTCGACGTGGTGTACAAGCTCTGGGAAGGCAGCTGGGCCGATGACGCAGTGCGCGCCGATAAACGTTCGCACACCTACGCCGACGGTTCCCGCGTGCGGCCGATCCTGCATGCGGGCGAGCATTACCGGGTAGCCGGGCCGCACCTGACCTCGCCATCGCCGCAGCGCACACCGTTGCTGATCCAGGCGGGCTGGTCGGCACGCGGCCGGCAGTTCGCAGCCAAGCACGCGGAGCTGGTGTTTATCGCCAAGTCCAACCCGCTGGAAATCCGCCAGGGCCTGGAAGATATCTGGCGCCAGGCCGAAGCCCGAGGCCGCCGGGCTGCCGACGTGAAGTCACTGACGGTGCTGCGTATCGTCACCGCAGCCACCGCCATCGAGGCGCAAAAAAAGTACGACAGCCTGCAAAGCAACTATCACCTGCAGGCACAGCTGGTGAGCTATGCCGGCGACACCGGTATCGACATCAGCCGCTACGCCGACAACGAAGCACTGTCGACCCACACCGAAGGCATGACCTCCTACGTGATGAAGCCCGACGGCAGCGGCAAACCGCTGACCGCCGGCGAGGTGCGCCAGCGCTTCGCGAATGTCACCCGGGGCAGTGACCTGATCCTGGTCGGCACGCCGGAACAGATCGCCGACAAGATCGAGGAACACGCACGCATCTCCGGTACCAGCGGCTATATGCTCAACCCGCTGATCAGCCCCGGCTCGCTGAACGACTTTGTCGAGCTGGTGATCCCGGCTCTGCAAAAGCGTGGTCTGTACCGCACCACCGCGCAAACCGGCACGCTGCGCTCGCGACTCAGCGTCGATGGCAGTGATCGCCTGCCGGCATCTGCCCATGGCGCATCGTTCCGCTTTGCCTGA
- a CDS encoding fimbria/pilus outer membrane usher protein produces the protein MSFLSSNRSARGALKLKTLSLAIAASLPAWAMADEAAETFNTTFLQGSQSSVDLQQLLSANSVLPGNYRVDLYSNEVLVGRRDIDFKRNPQNGRVEACLTLDLLKQLGIDMARLEAQGKLDPQHPQECYPLAELIEDATVRYDSSRLRLLASIPQVAMQRGLRGYVDPQLWDEGVPAAFINYQLNSSRTAGDYNTRIANNLGLRNGINLGAWRLRNESNLSGGTGRSNTYTSNRTYVQHDVTAIKGQFSAGEIFSDTDLFDSVRYRGVKLASDDGMRADSERGYAPVIRGVAQTNATVEIRQNDYILYTANVAPGPFEINDIYPSGSNGDLQVTVIEADGTRRVTMQAFSSLPIMVREGQVKYSVSAGRFNSNTDGLATPRFLSGTLAYGLTSNLSGIVGVQASDDYSALSLGAGRNTSLGAVSLDVTHSSSKAQGQTTQGSSVRALYAKTFAGTDTNFTLAAYRYSTEGYRSFNDHVEDISDSIRVRSGHSKTRTDLTINQSIGRNSAFGSVYVNASDQRYWNRGGSQSFSAGYTSNWGNLSYNLGVTRTKQIVTWGEPSSDTQVNLSVSFPLGSQARAPRAFVTTSHQRDNTTTQAGINGYVADASDTFYSVQAGHSDTSGDSGSVNINSRTSVADVSLGYSQGQGYNSQNVNLAGSVVAHGGGINLGQTVSETFALAEVPGISGAKISSYSGVETGYNGYAVIPNAQPYRVNWVSLDTRDLGGDVEIANATQQVVPRRGAVVVARYSGTTGRRVLFELMDAQHRPLGFGASLEDSTGKQLAIADPNGNALALVEADQGTLVIKWGERRCSASYVLPAQNKALNYERQALVCSP, from the coding sequence ATGTCTTTTCTTTCCAGCAACAGGTCCGCGCGTGGCGCACTGAAGTTAAAGACGCTGTCGCTGGCGATCGCCGCCAGCCTGCCCGCCTGGGCCATGGCTGACGAGGCCGCGGAGACCTTCAATACCACGTTCCTGCAGGGCTCGCAGTCATCGGTCGACCTGCAGCAATTGCTCTCGGCCAACAGCGTGTTGCCCGGCAACTACCGCGTGGACCTGTACAGCAACGAAGTGCTGGTGGGCCGGCGCGACATCGACTTCAAGCGCAATCCGCAAAACGGTCGGGTCGAAGCCTGCCTGACCCTCGATCTGCTCAAGCAATTGGGCATCGACATGGCCCGCCTGGAGGCCCAGGGCAAACTCGACCCGCAGCATCCTCAGGAATGCTACCCGCTGGCGGAGCTGATCGAAGACGCCACCGTGCGCTATGACAGCAGCCGCCTGCGCCTGTTGGCGAGTATTCCGCAGGTGGCCATGCAGCGCGGCCTGCGCGGCTACGTCGACCCGCAGTTGTGGGACGAAGGCGTGCCCGCCGCCTTCATCAACTATCAGCTCAACAGCAGCCGCACCGCTGGCGACTACAACACGCGCATCGCCAATAACCTCGGCCTGCGCAACGGCATCAACCTGGGCGCCTGGCGCCTGCGCAACGAGTCGAACCTGAGCGGCGGTACCGGGCGCTCGAACACCTACACGAGCAACCGCACCTATGTGCAGCATGACGTGACCGCTATCAAGGGCCAGTTCAGCGCCGGTGAGATCTTTTCCGACACCGACCTGTTCGACAGCGTGCGCTACCGCGGCGTGAAACTGGCCTCTGACGACGGCATGCGTGCCGACAGCGAGCGTGGCTATGCGCCGGTGATCCGCGGTGTGGCGCAGACCAACGCGACGGTGGAGATCCGCCAGAACGACTACATCCTCTACACCGCCAACGTCGCACCGGGGCCGTTCGAGATCAACGATATCTACCCCAGCGGCTCCAACGGTGACTTGCAGGTCACCGTGATCGAGGCCGACGGCACCCGCCGTGTGACGATGCAGGCGTTCTCCAGCTTGCCGATCATGGTGCGTGAGGGGCAGGTGAAGTACAGCGTCTCGGCGGGCCGTTTCAACAGCAACACCGACGGCCTGGCGACCCCGCGCTTCCTGAGCGGCACCCTGGCGTATGGCTTGACCAGCAACCTCAGTGGCATCGTCGGCGTGCAAGCCAGCGACGACTACAGCGCGCTGTCCCTCGGCGCCGGCCGCAACACCTCGTTGGGCGCAGTGTCGCTGGATGTGACCCACTCATCGAGCAAGGCCCAGGGGCAAACCACCCAGGGCAGTAGCGTGCGTGCGCTGTATGCCAAGACCTTTGCCGGCACCGATACCAACTTTACCCTGGCCGCCTATCGCTACTCCACCGAGGGTTATCGCAGCTTCAACGACCATGTCGAAGACATCAGCGACAGCATCCGCGTGCGCAGCGGCCATTCGAAAACCCGCACCGACCTGACCATCAACCAGAGTATCGGCCGCAACAGCGCGTTCGGCAGCGTGTATGTGAACGCCAGCGACCAGCGTTACTGGAATCGCGGCGGCTCGCAGAGTTTTTCCGCCGGCTACACCAGCAACTGGGGCAACCTGAGCTACAACCTCGGCGTGACGCGTACCAAGCAGATCGTCACCTGGGGCGAACCGAGCAGCGACACCCAGGTGAACCTCTCGGTCTCCTTCCCGCTGGGCAGCCAGGCCCGAGCGCCCCGCGCGTTTGTCACCACCAGCCACCAGCGCGACAACACCACCACCCAGGCGGGCATCAATGGCTACGTCGCCGATGCCAGCGACACGTTCTATTCGGTACAGGCCGGCCACAGCGACACCAGCGGCGATTCCGGCTCGGTGAACATTAACAGCCGCACCTCGGTGGCGGATGTCAGCCTTGGCTACAGCCAGGGCCAGGGCTACAACTCGCAGAACGTCAACCTCGCAGGTTCCGTGGTGGCCCATGGCGGCGGGATCAACCTGGGGCAGACCGTCAGTGAGACGTTCGCACTGGCCGAAGTGCCGGGCATTTCCGGAGCGAAGATCAGCAGCTACAGCGGTGTGGAGACCGGTTATAACGGCTATGCGGTGATCCCCAATGCGCAGCCCTACCGGGTCAATTGGGTCAGCCTGGATACCCGCGACCTGGGCGGCGATGTGGAAATCGCCAACGCCACTCAACAAGTGGTGCCACGCCGGGGCGCCGTGGTGGTCGCGCGTTACAGCGGTACCACCGGGCGGCGGGTGCTGTTCGAACTGATGGATGCCCAGCATAGGCCACTGGGGTTTGGAGCTTCGTTGGAGGACTCGACGGGGAAGCAGTTGGCGATTGCTGACCCGAACGGGAATGCGCTGGCGTTGGTGGAAGCAGACCAGGGAACATTGGTCATCAAGTGGGGGGAACGCAGGTGCAGCGCTTCGTATGTGTTGCCCGCGCAGAACAAGGCGCTGAATTATGAGCGACAGGCTTTGGTGTGTTCGCCTTGA
- a CDS encoding LLM class flavin-dependent oxidoreductase translates to MSTSPRQLKFGAILTGVGTAQNEWLHPQIPGDASVDVDWYRAQAQRAEAAKFDLVFIVDSPYITPDSAPHFLNRLEPLTLLSAIAGATSKIGLVATLTTSYTEPFNVARQFASLDHISGGRAGWNVVTTGLEGAAGNFGREQHIDHTERYRRAAEHLEVVQGLWDSYEDDAFVRDKQSKMFLDPQRQHRLDHHGEFFSVTGPLNISRSAQGQPVIFQAGISESGRSLAAKYAEGIFAGVGNFEDAQAYYSDIKQRTTAAGRNPDHVTILPGISPIIADTDEQAQAIDRERNGELDLDKALVQLGRPFNYHDFSQYALDEPFPELGDLGSNGYRGHAENIKHVARTQGLTLRQAALRFAKPFSSFVGSPQRVADEIERWFVEGAVDGFNIHVGAPEDFARFTDQVLPLLRARGLFRREYSHSTLRGHLGLPVPVNRHTAARAQA, encoded by the coding sequence ATGTCCACCTCACCCCGACAACTCAAGTTCGGCGCCATTCTCACCGGTGTCGGCACCGCACAAAACGAATGGCTGCACCCGCAGATCCCCGGCGATGCCAGTGTGGATGTCGACTGGTATCGCGCCCAGGCCCAGCGAGCGGAAGCGGCCAAGTTCGACCTGGTGTTCATCGTCGACAGCCCCTATATCACTCCGGACTCCGCGCCGCACTTCCTCAACCGCCTGGAGCCGTTGACGCTGCTCTCGGCCATCGCCGGTGCCACTTCGAAGATCGGCCTGGTAGCGACACTCACCACGTCCTACACCGAACCTTTCAACGTGGCGCGGCAGTTCGCGTCCCTGGACCATATCAGCGGCGGCCGCGCCGGTTGGAACGTGGTGACCACTGGCCTGGAAGGTGCCGCGGGCAATTTTGGGCGTGAGCAGCATATCGATCACACCGAGCGCTATCGCCGGGCGGCCGAGCACCTCGAAGTGGTGCAGGGGTTGTGGGACTCCTACGAAGACGACGCCTTCGTGCGAGACAAGCAGAGCAAGATGTTCCTTGACCCGCAACGCCAGCACCGCCTCGATCACCACGGCGAGTTTTTCTCCGTCACCGGGCCGCTGAACATTTCGCGTTCGGCCCAGGGCCAGCCGGTGATCTTTCAGGCGGGTATTTCCGAGTCTGGTCGCAGTCTGGCGGCGAAGTATGCCGAGGGGATTTTTGCCGGTGTGGGTAATTTCGAAGACGCCCAGGCGTATTACAGCGACATCAAGCAACGCACGACTGCCGCCGGGCGCAACCCTGATCACGTGACCATCCTGCCCGGTATCTCACCGATCATTGCCGACACCGACGAGCAAGCCCAGGCCATCGACCGCGAGCGCAATGGCGAGCTGGACCTGGACAAGGCGCTGGTGCAATTGGGGCGGCCGTTCAACTACCACGACTTCAGCCAGTACGCGCTGGATGAGCCGTTTCCTGAGCTGGGCGACCTGGGTAGCAATGGCTACCGCGGGCATGCGGAGAACATCAAGCATGTGGCCCGTACCCAAGGGTTGACCTTGCGCCAGGCAGCGTTGCGGTTTGCCAAGCCATTTTCCAGTTTCGTGGGCTCGCCCCAGCGCGTGGCGGATGAGATCGAGCGTTGGTTTGTCGAGGGGGCGGTGGATGGGTTCAACATCCATGTAGGTGCGCCGGAGGATTTCGCGCGGTTTACTGATCAGGTGTTGCCGCTGCTGAGGGCGCGGGGGCTGTTTCGCCGTGAGTACAGCCACAGCACGTTGCGGGGGCATTTGGGATTGCCGGTGCCGGTGAATCGGCATACGGCGGCGCGTGCGCAGGCATGA